A part of Aegilops tauschii subsp. strangulata cultivar AL8/78 chromosome 2, Aet v6.0, whole genome shotgun sequence genomic DNA contains:
- the LOC109738235 gene encoding uncharacterized protein gives MDSDLVYIYEQYVESSVGSSDEEEYSDETAMMQAVLEGVERAEEHVLNFKGSIKGHRVLSRNRARWQLTLMADYFSSDALFADYFRRRFWMRKTVFDRLYHGVRSYDDYFIPKKDVVGTIGFYGYQKCTTALRMLACGTVADSWDEYLPMSQSTCGDAMVRFVTTVVEVFRPQYLGEPTVADTERILAISETRGWPGLLGSLDCMD, from the coding sequence ATGGATTCTGATTTGGTGTACATATACGAGCAGTATGTTGAGTCCTCCGTTGGCTCGTCGGACGAGGAGGAGTACTCCGATGAGACGGCAATGATGCAGGCGGTCCTTGAAGGCGTAGAGCGTGCGGAGGAGCATGTTCTCAATTTCAAGGGCTCAATCAAGGGTCATCGCGTGCTCAGCCGCAATAGGGCACGTTGGCAATTGACACTAATGGCCGACTACTTTTCCTCTGATGCTCTCTTCGCTGACTATTTTCGCCGGCGTTTTTGGATGCGCAAGACCGTCTTCGATCGTTTGTACCATGGTGTCCGGTCCTACGATGACTACTTTATCCCGAAGAAGGACGTCGTGGGAACGATTGGCTTCTATGGTTACCAGAAGTGCACGACCGCACTCCGGATGCTTGCATGTGGCACGGTCGCTGATTCGTGGGACGAGTACCTACCGATGTCTCAGAGCACATGCGGAGATGCCATGGTCAGGTTTGTAACTACCGTGGTTGAGGTGTTTAGACCTCAGTACCTGGGAGAACCAACTGTGGCAGACACAGAGAGGATCCTAGCAATCTCAGAAACAAGAGGGTGGCCAGGTTTGCTTGGATCTCTTGACTGCATGGATTGA